The genomic interval TGATTCAGAGGGTAACAGGGAAGACTGGACCTGGTGCTCGGGCTTGAGGACAGGCCCTCCGTTCTGGGGCCACCTCTGAGGCTTACTGAAGCCTGAGGACCCTCTGCGGCCCGCAGTGACCCAGGCTGGCCAGGTCACCATGCTGACCATCCCCCTGGAGAGAGTCCTGCGTTTTTCCCCTGGACATCCCCCCAGGGAAACGTCACTGGTCGGCATGTCAAGACCGCCATGAAAGCTGATTTTCTCTTCCCCCAGCACGTCCACATCCTTCGGGCAGCCCCACGTGTGCCCTGGCGATGGCCGCTCTGCTCTCCACGCTGCCGGTGCCCTCATTCCTCCTGACCCAGGAGCACCGGGGTAAACGTACGAATGTGCTTGAcctcctcctgctgcccccaTTCCCGTGACCCTGGGTTCTGGGGGACACATCCCAATGCCTgcatctaatttcattttatcctcgTACGCAACGGTCAACCGGCATCACACCTTCTGCCGTGCTCACCCCTGCTGGTGATGTGATTGCTCCCCCACCCATTCTGCAGGCACAGGTGATGGTGGCCGGCGCCCTCTGCTATGGCAGGATCTGAATCCGTAGCCTTTGCTCCCTCCTGCTTGGTTGGTCTTGGTTTATTTCCACAGTAGACATCTCCCCTTGCAGaaagggcaggaaggagaggtgGGAAAGGGGTAGGGGGTGACGAGGTTGtgagaggggtggggggacagtGAATCCCAGCCCTGATCTCTGCTCACAAGACGTGAGACGCGTTGGTTAAGGGAGAATGGAGACGGGAGGAGAGTAGTTTCTGACTCCTGAGGCTGTGTGTTTCAGATCTTCCAACCGTGGAACAGAACTCCAGCCTAAACGTGAAGTTTGACCCAAAGATGACAAAATTAACTTGGGACTGCCAGGAAAACGCTACCTACGGGGAATGTGTGTTGATTCACAAGGAGAAgggacagattaaaaaaaaggtaagatgGATTGGGTGTGCTCAATCACTGTTCTTTGTGGAGCTCTCGTCAAGCAggacaaataaaaaacatacGCGTGACATTGGGACGCATCACAGACTCACAGTTCGAAGTGCACCAGCAAAGTGCTGCTTGTGTCCAAGATGTGTCCACTGGGCTGATTCCCTGAGAGAACCCATTCCTCCCTCAGCCCTCCCTATTCCAATTAGCCTGGGGGCTCCTGGCTGCCTGCAATGGCAGCTTTTTGCTCAGCTGGTCCACCTGCAAGACttaatcctgagaaagaaatagCATTAGCTCTGCCTGTTCAATGGAAATAAAGTAAACAGACTGACTTGGATACAATGTAAACGTGACACCTGTGAGAGAATGGTGGGTATGAGATAGGACAAGAAAAGTCAATCCCATAAAAGAGGGTGTGAAGTTCCCATACAGTTTAAAGGGATGAGGGCTCTCACATTAAAAGGTgagctctgggacttccctgggggcacagcggttaagaatctgcctgccaatgcaggggacacgggttcaatccctgatccaggaagatcccacatgccgcagagcaactaagcccgtgtgccacaactactgagcctgcactctagagcctgcacgccacaactactgagcctgcatgccacaactgctgaagcccacgcgcctagggcctgtgctccacaagagaagccaccgcagtgagaagcccgcgcaccgcaacgaagagtagcccccactcgccgcaactagagaaagcctgcacgcagcaatgaagacccaacgcggccaaacataaataaataaaataaataaatttatttttaaaaaaaaggtgagcTCTATTCTGGCCTTCTGAACGCTGCTAGTTGGCGTCTTCCCAAAGAAGGTACCTGGGGGAGATGTCACAGAAGGAGGTAGATGTCATCACAGGGTCAGTGTAGGAGCAAACGACATCAGGACGAAACGAAAGAAGGCTGGTTCTTAATTCACTGACTGATGACATCCTTTCAGGTGAAAGACAAGGAATGTCAGTGCACCTTTCAGGACTGTTCTCTCCATGGGGGAGTCACGCTCACTGTCGAAGTAAATATCAACCAAAGACGAATTTCAGAAACACTGGTCTACCCGAACCCAGGTAGGGAAAACATGGTGGGGATCCTTCGGCTCCCCATGAACATCAGGACACATTCCCCTGCTTTTCTCTGCTGTATGGAGATAGAATTGACACACAggaattgcatatatttaagatgtccatttggtgggtttttttttttttttttttttatctttttggccatgctgcgcagcttgtgggatcttagttcccaaaccagggattgaacctgggccctcagcagtgagaacgcagagtcctaaccactggacccccagggaattcccacatttGGTGTTTTGATGTACGtatactttgtgaaatgattaccacaactGAGCTATTAACGTATCCATCCTGTCacgtagtttttttttgtttttgttttttttgtggtgagaaccctggagatctactctcttagtgaATTTCAAGTGAACAATCCAGTattttaactatagtcactatgttgTGCGTTAGATCCCtggaacttactcatcttatagctggatatttgtatcttttgacgaacatcttcccatttcccccaccctccccagcccctggaaccTCCATTCTATTCTGTGTTTCTATGagttttctttagattccacatataagtgaatcatatagtatttgtctctctctgtctgacttatttcacttagcataataccccccaggtccatccatgttgttgcaaatggcagaatttcctccctttagtggctgaataatattcctctgtgtgtgtgtgtgtgtgtgtcacatcttctttattcattcatctgtccacACAGACACTTagtttatttccatatcttggcttttgtgaataattctgcagtgaacatggggacgcagatatctcttcgagatccAGATTTTATTTCCATGGAACATACACTCATAAAAAGGAtctctgggtcatatggtagttccatttttaattttggggggaatcgccacactgtttcccatagtggctgcaccaatttacatccccaccaacagtgcacaagggttcccttttctccacatccttgccaacacttgttatttcttgtctttttgatgagagccattctgacaggtgtgaggtgatacctcattgtggttttaatttccatttccctgacaattactgatgttgagcatctttttaggTACCTGTTGgacatttggatgtcttctttggaaaaacgtctattcagatcctttgactgttttttaatcagattatttgttttttaaaaatttgttttttgctattgggtTGCttgaactctttatatattttggttattaactccttatcagatacatatggtttgcaaacattttctcccattccataggttggcTTTTCGCtgtgttgtttcctttgctgtgcagaagtgtTTAGTTTGATCCAATTCTagttttctacttttgtttttgttgcctgtgctttcggtgttaaatccaaaaaatcattgccgaGACCGATGTCAAGATGTtctttccctatgttttcttctaggagttttacagtttcaggtcttatatttaagtctttaatccattttgacttgaTTTCTGTATGCGGTGTGGGATAaggacccaatttcattcttctgcatgtggatatgcAGTTGTCCCTTCATCATTTAGTAAAGACACTAATCCTTTCTCCCTGGTGTGTTCTTGGCAGGTTTATCAAATATCAGTACACCATAAGTGtggggatttatttctgggctctctaatctGTTTCAGTTATCTCTATGTCTACTTTTATGCCATCAGAGTacagttttaattactgtagctttgtaatatatctTGGGATCAGGCAACATGaggcttccagctttgttcttcttgctcaagatGGTTTCCGCTATTTGGAGTCTTGTGGTTCCATACGAATCTTaggactgttttttctttttctttaaagaatgtcATTGGGGTTTTAATAGGGGTCACATTGATCTATAGATCACTTTgcgtagtatggacattttaacactattaattctTTCAGTCCATTAACACAGGGTGTCTTTCCGTTTATCTgagtcttttttcatttccttcattaatgtcttataacATTGAACTTACAagcctttcacctccttggttaagtgtATTCCTAagtcctttattctttttgttgctattgtaaatgaggtttttttttcttaatttctgtttcagctATGTCATTGTTACTGTGTGGAAATGCcactgatttgtgtatgttgattttgtatcctgcaactttactaaatgtattagtttcaatatttttttttgtttagtctttagggttttctacatatatgatcatatcatctgcaaacagagatcatcttacttctttctttctgatttgaataactttatttctttttcttgtctaattgctctggctaggacttcagGTACTATGTTGactaggagtggtgagagtggacatccttgtcttgtacaggatcttagaggaaacgctttcagtttttctcaatTGAGTATGACATTAGCTGTGGGATTTTCATATTTGGCCTTCATTGTGCTGAAGTAAATCCTTGTTATAcctattttgttgagagtttttatcctgaatggatgttgaattttgtcaaacactttttctgcatccattgagatgattatgtggtttATCTCTTTCActctgttaatgtggtgcatcacgttgattgatttgcgtatgttgaatcATTCTTACATTCAAGGGATAAATTTgacttttaacgtgctgttggatatggtttgctaacattttgttggggatttttacatctatgcttattagggatattggcctgtaattttcttttcttgtgtctttgtctggctttggtatcagagtgatgagtgatgctgacctcataaaatgagtttagaagtgttccctcttcttctctttttgggaagagtttgagaagaattggtattgATTCTTCTTTGAACCATGAAGCCGTCCGGTCCATCCCCCTTTAAACTCCATgtacaaattattttgtttctgccTCTTCCCAGGTGGGGAGGGCACAGCTGCCCAAAACTTCTCCTGTCTTATCTACAATGCGGATTTCATGAACTGCACCTGGGCCAAGGGCCAAGCAGCGCCCAATGACGttcaatattttttgtatataagAGACTCAAAGTAAGTGTTGACCTCATGTAGACAACCCTGAGAAATACAGTGAAGAAAGAAATATGCCCTGATTGTTCTCTGAACACTTTGGaatcttacaggaaaaaaatcgaAAGAGAATGTCCTCGTTACCTAAAAGACTCGGGAACCCATGTGGGATGTCACCTCCAAGACCTCTCCGGATTAACTTCGTACAGTTACTTCCTGGTTAACGGTACCAGCCAAGAAACAGGAATCCAGTTCTTCGATTCGGTTTTGTTGttaaaagaaataggtgagagcAACCACCTGTGATTTAACCACTGCCTAGTAGGTCCGACAGAATTTGCGTTGAAATCTGCGTAAGTTTCCTGGagatgctgtaacaaatgaccacaaactgggaggctgaaaacaatggaaatgtattctcttgcagttctggaggccagaaatccaaaatcaaggcattgggagggttggttccttctggactGTCTGAAAGAACATCTGCTCCCATGCctctttcctagcttctggtgatgGCCAGGAGTCCTTGGCTTATGGATGCATCATTTCAATCTCTGTCCACATGTCCGTCTTCCTGGTATATCACaaatctcccttccttccttttatacagacaccagtcattggatttagggctcatCTTATCCAGAatgacctcatctcaagatccttaattactCAATCAAACATGTCCACAAATTAGAGAGACAGCCACCCGAGAAGAGCAGGCGTGGTAGCTCCACACCCTTTACCCATGCCTTGCCCAATGCATCTCTTCTGTCTGGCTGCCCCTGAGTTATGTCCTTTTATCGTAAAacagtgatctagtaagtaaaatgtttcctgagttctgtgagcttctcctgcaaattaatcaaacccacgGAGGAGGTCAGGGGAATCTTTGATCTATAGCAGGTCAGTTGGAAGCACAGGTGATGATCTGGACTTGGGATTGACATCTGAAGTGGGaggactgagcccttcacctgtggaatctgacgctatctccaggtagatagtgtcagaattgagttgaattgtaggacacccagctggtgtcagagaattgcttggtggtgttggGGGTCGGAGGGAAGTCCCACACATCAGAACTGGGTGCAGAATCCTAAGTCCAGATCACAACAATAGACCAGAGGAGTTATATCCCTTACTTTGTTCTGAGCTGGAAAATCCACTGTAAGTATCCTAGGGATAGAGCATCTCATCTCTAAAGTTAAAGATGATCAGATCTACTCGATGTGGATGTGGAGTCCATGAGATTCACAGTCACCAGAGAAGCTTCACACAGCCAAGCTGTCCAAACAGACCTTCAAATGTTCCAACAACAGAATTGAGTGTCAGCTTTTAGAATGGAACAGATGCCCATCAAAATGCAGTCAGATACAGAACTCCCATCCTGTTGATTGCTGGCATGCACCGTCATGGGGTCACTGTTTCAATATCTGTTCAACGATGAAGGACACTGAAGTTCCTTGACCTTTTCAAACATGCATCAGCTCCCCCAGTTGGAAGCCATGACTTTGCTAGCTCCATGTGGACCCAATTCCTCCAAGCCCccatctttccctccttccctccctttggGTAACCTGCTACAAGGACAAGTGCACACCCAGTTGAATCTACCCAGATGccacctcctctttctctccttagACTCTGACAGTCCAAGCCCTTCCACCCCATCCTGGACCACTGTGAATtcacttcttcttcttccttttttttgccagctctttctcttctttctagcgCTCTGCTCCAGGCTGGTCTCTTGAAGATACTCCCGTATGCCAAACAATGTCTTCTCTTGAACACCAGCCCCCTCTTTCTACCTGCAGGCTCCCAGATCCCATAGGATAGTCCAGGCCTCTTAAGGCTAAAGACATCTCAAACCagcctctctcctgccctccaaACCCATCACCACCTACCTCCccaggtcttcttttttttaatttttatttatttttggctgcgttgagtcttcgttgctgcacgcgagctttctctagttgcgggggctactctttgttatggcgcacgggctactcattgcggtggcttctcttgttgtggagcatgggctgtaggcatgggggcttcagtagttgtggcacatggacttcagtagttgtggctcacagtctctagagcacaggctcagtaactgtggctcacgggcttagttgctctgcggcatgtgggatcttcccagaccagggctcgaacctgtgtcccatgcatcagcaggcggattcttaaccactgcgccaccagggaagtctccccagGTCTTCTTGAACCCAAACTTCCTCCCTTCTGCACATGGCGGCCTGATGATTCATCATCTTCCTCAAGAGCCAACACTCagacccacccctgccccctggtGACCTTGGGGAGCTACCATCAATGTTGGGAAGGCAGAACTGGGTCTCCTCTCTGTGGTCCAGGGGAAGCATTCTGGATTAGAGGTGTCTGCTGGGTTCTCATTACAGAGCAATACGACCCACCCAATAATATCACCGTGTACTGCAACGAATCACACTGCTTCATCCGGTGGGAAAAGCCCAGGACCCGGAAAACACGGTCCATCAGGGAGTTCCAGTACCAGCTGGACATCCAGAGACAGGTGAGTGGACACTGCTCCAAGCGGGGCACCACGCCTCAAGAAGCTTGGCAGCCAACCCCGTGACCCACCGTGAGGACCTGGGGCACATGAGGTGGGCTCAGAATGGGTGAACATCTGGGAAAATTCAGGGTCTGCTCCAAGCCCACCTGGACCCAGTGTAGACAAGGAGGAACCCTCTCCCTATGTCCAACTGGACCCAGTGCAGACAAGGAGGAGCCTTTGCTCCAAGCCCACCTGAATTCTTATTAGGATCCATTTCCAGCTGAGGTTCTAGAAGGAGCCATGAACAGGGGCACCCTTCCTCCTGTGGACATGTTCCATCCTTCCATGTGGGGTCCACTGCAGGTTAGGGGGGACAGAAGGAGCTCAACCCTTTGTTGGGCCCTGACTGTTTCGGTTTTTCCTGACTGCACTCAGAGGGGGAGATTGGATGAGACCTGTGAAAAACCTTCAAAATGGAGAGAAGTAAACAttctattttggttttggtttttttttttctagagtaaTACTGGAAGCAGTAGAAATCAACTGGTGAGTTACAACTCTGACCCAAAATATCACCCTTGTAGCTTAAGTGTACAATGTTGGGCAATGGACACATGCCAACTGCAAACTTGGTCCAGCGGTGGCCAGGATGGGGACGGGGTGAAAACCAGAGGATGGAGGTTCCCTAGAGTACCGTCCAGTCAGTGATATAGGGGCACCCCCCAGTAGCCCCCTGGATGGGGTCTCCCTCTTCTATCCATGTTGGTCGAGGAAATATTCCTTGGAGTGTCAAGGAGATGATGTCTTCTTCCAAAATTCCTCTCAAGGTTGATCATCAAAGTACTTTTTGTTGGTCTTTTCTAAGTTTCACCACCACTCTGACCTCAGTGTCTTCCTCTGTCCGATGAGGAAGTTGAACTTGGTCCTCTTAACATCCTTTACAGGGGGATTATCCATCCGTAGGTCGGTTCACACCCACTGTAGCTCTTGAATCATTTCTGCATCTATACTTACGATCCTAGCAACCCCAGGAGTGGTTACTCGGAAAATGGCAGAATCACTCATTGTCATTATTCCCTTAAGCATTCCTCCCAAGTCCTCAGGACGTAAAGTACCACATTCACGCCCAGATTGGGAGAGTGTGGCTTTGAATCTTTCACTTCAGTTGGGCAACTGAAAAGACACCCGCACTCTGTTTCTCAACACAGGCAACAACTCTGTCTaactttctgttttctccaaAGATAGTGGTGTCTGGTGACTCGGGGAATAAATACAGCTTTCCGAGACCGGGGCTCAGAGCCAAACATACTGTGAAGATCAGGACGGCAGATGCCCGGAGAGCCCACTGGGGTGCCTGGAGCCAGCCAGCTGGCTTTGGTACGTGTCCCCAGATCATCACTGGGCAGATCCTGGCATCCTGAGTTCACCTCTGAGCCATTCTGGGAGGGGTTCCTGCCCACCGGCCCCTGCGACACTGTTCCCCTGGCAACAGCAACGGCTAGTGAGAGGGACCCTTTAAGAATCACTAAGAGCCTTCCTGAGCCTCCTCCCCGCCAGGAAATGACCCATCCCTCCTGGTCACGCCAAACAGTCATCAAGGTCCACCTCTGGTCAGGATACAGCTCACATCCAAACTGGCTCTGTTTCTTTCTAATCAGGGGAGGGCTAGCCTGACAGATTTTACTGCCTTCCTCCTTCTAACTTTGATTAGTTGGCAGGAATCTAATGGTTTGGCCCTAAAGCCGATCTGATACTTAACAGTCTACCTTCCCTTACATCCAGTCTCAAACACCTTCAGTGTTTTAGCAAGCATAGTATGCatacgtttgtttttttttttttttttctgatccaaGATCAATGCCTTTGATGCCTGCCGGTGTAGaatttatgaaatgaaataagGATTCAGCAATATTTCATAAGCTGGAAGGGACAGCTGAGTACAATAAGGAATCGATTTGCCATCTTGCATTTGTCAGTGGGTTCTTAGCCGTGACACCAAAAGCaggaatgataaaagaaaaaaataggtaaaccGGACTTCATCAAACATGAAAACtcttgtgcatcaaaggacacgctcaagacagtgaaaagacaacccatgaaaggggagaaaatatttcaaatcgtTTGATAAGGGCCAAGCCTCCAAAGCATATAAAGTATTCTGAGAAGCCAAGAACAAAGACACTGACAACCCACTTTAAAAATGGGTTTAAAATAtggtcccccccccccaccaccaaaaaaataagaacagacaaAAAGAATAGACTTTTCCCGGAATAGAGTTCTAAACAGACTTGGCTGACTTCCATGTGACTTTTTGGTCTCACTTCCCCTCTGGAGTATGCACTTTTGACAATTAACATATTGCtttaaaacacaacaacaacagcTTTGTGTAATAGGTCACATTTCATCTGTTCATATTGAAAAATCTCACAGTGGCGGCCCCTCGATCAGGTTACGAGGATCCTGAGAGAATTGGGGTTTCTcactggatttttaaatattcacagaCCAAATGTGCCCTGTTAGAAAAATAATGTACTGTAAAGAGTACTTATTCTAAATGGCACGCGAAATTAAAGCTTAAGAATAGATGGGACGTGATTTTGTTTAAAACCGTATGCCTGGAAATGTGTATTCATCTTTTTTTGGTCCGTTTTTAAATTGAATTCTCGGTCTTTGGGTTGCTGTGTCTTAAAATCGCTTTATGTGTTTTGGACGTGACCCCGGGGTCGTGTTGTCTCACGAACATCTTTTTGTGAAAGTTGCAGGACTGGGTCCTTTCTCTAGATGTCCGTCCTGCTCTGGGCGTGTCTCCCCCTCCGCGAGCTAGTGAGGACAGCAGCTGGCTGAGTGGTGACACCGCATACCCCGGCCCCTGGCGTACTTGGCgtgttcccctctctctccccaggctCTGCAGAACCAGAGTCCAGCCTGGTGCATATCTACCTGCTGGTGGTCCTGGGGACCCTCGTCTGTGGCCTGACCGTCAGCTGCCTTTTCAAAAGGTAACCCCAGGTCGTCCTAATTGAGCATCCCCGTGGTCAGCGGAGGGGGCCGGTGTTTATTCCAAAGGCAGCCCCAGTCGGCTGGCAAAAAAGAGAGGGCAGCCTGCAAACACCCCAGGCAGTCCCAGCAGCCAattggcgtgtgggttttctggAGGAAAACTTGTctggaaaaagggaaggaagttggagagatggaaaaacacacaggagagaaacagcTCTGATACTCTGTCTGTCAGTGGCAGGCGAGCTGGCAACCAACACGGGTCTCATCCTGCCCCCAGACTCCTGCCGGACACTCCTCACAGCTCTGCTGTGCTCAGAGTTCTGCCTGCCTTCAGCCCCTTGGAGCTTCTGGAATTCTCAGAATGTCTCTCCTCCTCTGACTTTCATTTCCCCCAGCACAAGTTATTCAGCCCCGACTCCCAGACCACTGCAATCAGCCTGTCCGCGGGCACCTCTGCAGTCATCTTTCCTGTTGTGTGACCCTGGCGTCACGCAGGGTCTGTGGCCACCGGGCAAATGCTTTGCAATGAAGCATGAACATGCAGACTAAAGTTGCATGCGTATGGCATGACGCACTCTGCAAAGCATGGGGAGATTTTGCACCTGGGGAGCCTCCTGCAGGATGTGGGGATGCTGTGGGCGTCCACCTGCGGCCCCTGTCCTGTTTGGGCATCCTGTGCTAAATGTCCCCCAGGACCAGGCGAGACACTGGTCTGCCCTGTGAAAGCAACTGCGAGGCACCCCTGTTCCCAGGGACACTGGACCTGGGAGCAAAGAGGCGTTTGGGCAGCCCGGCCGCTGGCTGAGGTGACAGGGACAGATCTCATGCCTTACACGGAAGACTTATCTTAAACAAAAGCTGTGTGAGTTTCCTGTAGCTGCCAGAACCAGTGACCACAAGCCAGAGGCTTCAAACAACATCCTCCCCCATCCTGGAGACCAGACGTCTGAGGTCAGGGTGTGGACAGGGCCGCGCTCCctccggaggctccaggggagggtccttcccacttcttccagcttctgggggctccaggcgtccctgggcttgtggccgcatTCCTCccgtctctgcttctgtcttcctggggcttctcctctgtgtctgggtctctcctcttctgtctcttagaaggaccctgtcattggatgtagggccaccctCATCCAGGAGGACCGCATCTCGGAACCTTCACtgcatcacatctgcaaagaccctgtttccaaataaactCCCGTTCCCAGGTTTCAGGGGTCAGGATGAGTTGAATATATTTGGAGGCTACCTTTCAGCTCGGTACAACCTCTCCTGATGATGTCACAGGATTGGAGGTACCATTCGTGtggtgagaaagaaaataaacgcCCCTGTGAACGTGCAGCAGGATTGGGTTGCTGCGGGACCATGGAATATGCTGGCTAAAAGATAGCATTGAAAATACATGACATCAACAGAAGACGGCCCAATCTGGAACCGTGGGCTTCAAGGTTGGATAAGCCTCCTGGTCTTTAAACACCAGAGACCCCAGACTCCTCCAAGCTGCTGGAGACTGGACACgtcccccactcccatccctgtGCCCAAGGGAGTGAGTGAAGGTTCTAGAAAGGCCCTCACAGAGTCTATCATTTTCTCCATGATCTAAGCCTGGAGTTTGTCCTTCTGTGATTCTTAAAGGaaattgttctgaagaaatgAGCCTGGATGGcgtgtttgcacatgacatgacaACATGCTCCCTTTGGGTGCAAGAAGGAAATTGGGCATCT from Balaenoptera musculus isolate JJ_BM4_2016_0621 chromosome X, mBalMus1.pri.v3, whole genome shotgun sequence carries:
- the CSF2RA gene encoding granulocyte-macrophage colony-stimulating factor receptor subunit alpha isoform X2; its protein translation is MWERQAAAWRNAARPHPSGSPTCALAMAALLSTLPVPSFLLTQEHRDLPTVEQNSSLNVKFDPKMTKLTWDCQENATYGECVLIHKEKGQIKKKVKDKECQCTFQDCSLHGGVTLTVEVNINQRRISETLVYPNPGGEGTAAQNFSCLIYNADFMNCTWAKGQAAPNDVQYFLYIRDSKKKIERECPRYLKDSGTHVGCHLQDLSGLTSYSYFLVNGTSQETGIQFFDSVLLLKEIEQYDPPNNITVYCNESHCFIRWEKPRTRKTRSIREFQYQLDIQRQSNTGSSRNQLIVVSGDSGNKYSFPRPGLRAKHTVKIRTADARRAHWGAWSQPAGFGSAEPESSLVHIYLLVVLGTLVCGLTVSCLFKRFLGTHRLFPPIPRIKDKLNNNPQIDHQIIWEKFTHDVGKGDKEEVLAVEEVTEAPANA
- the CSF2RA gene encoding granulocyte-macrophage colony-stimulating factor receptor subunit alpha isoform X1 translates to MWERQAAAWRNAARPHPSGSPTCALAMAALLSTLPVPSFLLTQEHRGKHLPTVEQNSSLNVKFDPKMTKLTWDCQENATYGECVLIHKEKGQIKKKVKDKECQCTFQDCSLHGGVTLTVEVNINQRRISETLVYPNPGGEGTAAQNFSCLIYNADFMNCTWAKGQAAPNDVQYFLYIRDSKKKIERECPRYLKDSGTHVGCHLQDLSGLTSYSYFLVNGTSQETGIQFFDSVLLLKEIEQYDPPNNITVYCNESHCFIRWEKPRTRKTRSIREFQYQLDIQRQSNTGSSRNQLIVVSGDSGNKYSFPRPGLRAKHTVKIRTADARRAHWGAWSQPAGFGSAEPESSLVHIYLLVVLGTLVCGLTVSCLFKRFLGTHRLFPPIPRIKDKLNNNPQIDHQIIWEKFTHDVGKGDKEEVLAVEEVTEAPANA
- the CSF2RA gene encoding granulocyte-macrophage colony-stimulating factor receptor subunit alpha isoform X3, whose amino-acid sequence is MWERQAAAWRNADLPTVEQNSSLNVKFDPKMTKLTWDCQENATYGECVLIHKEKGQIKKKVKDKECQCTFQDCSLHGGVTLTVEVNINQRRISETLVYPNPGGEGTAAQNFSCLIYNADFMNCTWAKGQAAPNDVQYFLYIRDSKKKIERECPRYLKDSGTHVGCHLQDLSGLTSYSYFLVNGTSQETGIQFFDSVLLLKEIEQYDPPNNITVYCNESHCFIRWEKPRTRKTRSIREFQYQLDIQRQSNTGSSRNQLIVVSGDSGNKYSFPRPGLRAKHTVKIRTADARRAHWGAWSQPAGFGSAEPESSLVHIYLLVVLGTLVCGLTVSCLFKRFLGTHRLFPPIPRIKDKLNNNPQIDHQIIWEKFTHDVGKGDKEEVLAVEEVTEAPANA
- the CSF2RA gene encoding granulocyte-macrophage colony-stimulating factor receptor subunit alpha isoform X4 gives rise to the protein MTKLTWDCQENATYGECVLIHKEKGQIKKKVKDKECQCTFQDCSLHGGVTLTVEVNINQRRISETLVYPNPGGEGTAAQNFSCLIYNADFMNCTWAKGQAAPNDVQYFLYIRDSKKKIERECPRYLKDSGTHVGCHLQDLSGLTSYSYFLVNGTSQETGIQFFDSVLLLKEIEQYDPPNNITVYCNESHCFIRWEKPRTRKTRSIREFQYQLDIQRQSNTGSSRNQLIVVSGDSGNKYSFPRPGLRAKHTVKIRTADARRAHWGAWSQPAGFGSAEPESSLVHIYLLVVLGTLVCGLTVSCLFKRFLGTHRLFPPIPRIKDKLNNNPQIDHQIIWEKFTHDVGKGDKEEVLAVEEVTEAPANA
- the CSF2RA gene encoding granulocyte-macrophage colony-stimulating factor receptor subunit alpha isoform X5, translating into MNCTWAKGQAAPNDVQYFLYIRDSKKKIERECPRYLKDSGTHVGCHLQDLSGLTSYSYFLVNGTSQETGIQFFDSVLLLKEIEQYDPPNNITVYCNESHCFIRWEKPRTRKTRSIREFQYQLDIQRQSNTGSSRNQLIVVSGDSGNKYSFPRPGLRAKHTVKIRTADARRAHWGAWSQPAGFGSAEPESSLVHIYLLVVLGTLVCGLTVSCLFKRFLGTHRLFPPIPRIKDKLNNNPQIDHQIIWEKFTHDVGKGDKEEVLAVEEVTEAPANA